ACGCCGTACGGCTCCTGGTGTGACCACGGTCCGAGACTGGTTTGCGCAGCGTCGGTACGACCCGCCTTCCGGCCGCGTACCCTGTCCCCCAACCCACCACCCCCGCATGAAGTGAGCCCCCGGCCATGCCCACACCACCGGAAACGATGGACATGACGACCGCCGGCGACACCGGCCTCCTCGAAACGCTCCAGCACGAGGTGGCGGTCTTCGCCCGCCGTGCCGAACAGACCCGGCTCGGCGGGGTCGGGCAGGTGCGCAACTCGATGGACCGAGCCGCGTATCTGCTGCTCAACCGCCTGGACAAGGAAGGCCCGATGGGCGTCAAGGCGCTCGCCGCGAGCATGGGCATCGACTCGTCGACGGTGACGCGTCAGGTCGCGCCGCTCGTCGACACGGGCCTCGTCAAGCGGACGTCCCACCCGGAGGACGGACGCGCGGTCGTCCTCCAGCTGTCGCCGCGCGGCCTCGCCCGGCTCGACGAGGTACGCACGTCCAGGCAGTCCCTGATGGCCGAGTTGACGCAGGAGTGGACCCCGCAGGAGCGCGAACAGTTCTGCGCGCTCCTCACACGCTTCAACGCCGCGCTGTCCGCGCGGCAGGCGGGCGGGCCCGCCCCGTCCGGGGAAGCCGCTCCCGGCTCTTGACCCCGGGCCCGCACCTGCCCTCATATGAGACCGGGCCCCTGTCGTACGCGGCCGGGGCCCGTCCCGTCCCAGCGACCGGCCGCCGAGCGGCCCGGCTGGAGGTGCGGTGCGAGAACGGCGCGCGTTCCAGGACGCCCGCCGGGCCCGGGAGTTCGAGGCGTTCGTCGCGGGCGCGGCAGGGCGGCTGCTCCATGCCGCGACCCTGCTCACCACGGAGCCGGCCGACGGCAACCCGCGCGCGCGGAAGCTGCTCGTCGCGGCGCTCGCGCAGACGTACGCCTCCTGGGACCGGCTGCGCGGCGAGGACCCCTACGACCGCGCCCGCAAGGAGCTCGCCCTGCGCTTCGCCCGCGCGGCCTGGCACCAGCACCGCGGGTACGGCGGCGTACTGCGCCACCTCGGCCCGCAGGCTCGGCTGATCCTGGTGCTGCGCCTCTACGAGGGGGTCGGCGAGGAGCAGGTGGCCGCGCTGCTCGGGCTCCCCATGGAGCGCGTACACGTGATCCACGCGCGCGCCATGGCACTCGTCCTGCACCCGCCGCGCGGGCCCGCCCCGGCCCTTGAGAACGCGCCGTCCCTGGAGGAGGTGCCGTCATGAACGCACAGGCCCGCACGGAGCGCGAGGTCCGCGCGATCCTGGAGGCCGCTCAGGGAGCGCTGCCGCCCGGGATCCACACCGAGGCGGTACGCCGGGGCGGACGGATCCTGCGCCGCAGGAGGGTGCTGCGCCGCCTGATGTGGCTGGCGCTGTGCCTGGCGATGACCGCGTTCTTCGTATGGGCCCTGCTCACCAGGCCCTGGGTGGAGCCGCCGTCCGGGACGACTCCACCACTCACGGGCTGGTGACCGCGCGCCTCCTCGCGGAGGCCGTCCGCGGTATCAGCCGAGCGCCTGCTGGAGGTCGGCGAGCAGGTCGTCGGCCGACTCGATGCCCACGGAGAGACGTACGAGATCGCTGGGCACTTCGAGCGCCGAGCCCGCGACCGAGGCGTGCGTCATGCGTCCCGGGTGCTCGATCAGGGACTCCACACCGCCCAGGGACTCGCCCAGGGTGAACAGCTTCGCCCGGTCGCAGACCGCGACGGCGGCCTCCTCGCCGCCCTCGACCTGGAACGACACCATGCCGCCGAACGCCTTCATCTGCTTGGCGGCGACCTCGTGACCGGGGTGCTCCGGAAGGCCCGGGTACAGAACACGCGTCACGCGCGCGTGCCGGGACAGCATGTCGGCGACCCTCGTCGCGTTCTCACTGTGCCGGTCCATGCGCACGGGCAGCGTCTTGATGCCGCGCAGCACCAGCCACGCGTCCATCGGCCCGGCGACGGCGCCCATCGCGTTCTGGTGGTACGCCAGCTCCTCGCCGAGCGCCGGGTCGGCGACGATCAGCGCACCGCCGACGACGTCCGAGTGACCGCCCATGTACTTCGTCAGGGAGTGCACGACGACGTCCGCGCCGAGCGCCAGCGGCTGCTGGAGGTACGGGCTCGCGAAGGTGTTGTCGACGACGAGCCGCGCCCCCGCCTCCCGCGCGACCTGCGCGACGACGGCGATGTCAGTGATCCCGAGCAGCGGGTTGGACGGCGTCTCGACCCAGATGACCTTGGTCTTCGGCGTGAGTGCCGCGCGCACGGAGGCCGGGTCGCTGGTGTCGGCGACCGACCACTCCACGCCCCACCGCGAGACGACCTTCGCGAACAGACGGAACGTGCCGCCGTACGCGTCGTTCGGGATGACCACGTGATCGCCGGGGCTGAGCAGCGTACGGAGAAGGCAGTCCTCGGCGGCGAGCCCGGAGGCGAACGCGAGGCCGCGGCGGCCGCCTTCGAGGGCGGCGAGATTCTCCTCCAGGGCGGTCCTGGTCGGGTTGGCGCTGCGGCTGTACTCGTAGCCACCGCGCAGCCCGCCCACGCCGTCCTGCTTGTACGTGGAGACCTGGTAGATCGGGGGGACAACGGCGCCCGTCAGGGGGTCGGCCGTGTTGCCCGCGTGAATGGCCACGGTCTCGAACCCGTGACCGCCGTGGGTGTTCTGGCTGTTGTGCGTGTCGCTCATGCGGCCAGAGCGTAGTGCGCGCACGGGCCGCGCGGCGGCCCTACCGGGCCTCATTCGCCAATTGTCCGACCCTTCTGGTTCGCTTGTACGCATGGGAATTCTCTGGGTCCTGATGGCAGTGGTCATGTTGGGGGCGGTGCTTGGCCCGTACCTGCTGCGCAGGCGCGGCGGGATACGCCAGGTCGCACCCGGTTCGCCGGACGCGGCGGACCCCGCGGAGTACGGCTTCATGCGCCAGGAAGACCTGGACGTGCGGCTCCCGGGCCCCGACCAGGACCTGTTGAACGTGATGTCGGTGGTCCAGCGCAACCAGGACTTCACCGCCGCCAAGCAGCTCCTCGCCGGCACGGGCAAGGAGACCGAGCAGCGCTGGGAGCGCGTGCAGGCGATCGCCGGCGCCGCC
The DNA window shown above is from Streptomyces sp. NBC_01445 and carries:
- a CDS encoding MarR family winged helix-turn-helix transcriptional regulator, whose amino-acid sequence is MDMTTAGDTGLLETLQHEVAVFARRAEQTRLGGVGQVRNSMDRAAYLLLNRLDKEGPMGVKALAASMGIDSSTVTRQVAPLVDTGLVKRTSHPEDGRAVVLQLSPRGLARLDEVRTSRQSLMAELTQEWTPQEREQFCALLTRFNAALSARQAGGPAPSGEAAPGS
- a CDS encoding sigma factor-like helix-turn-helix DNA-binding protein; translation: MRERRAFQDARRAREFEAFVAGAAGRLLHAATLLTTEPADGNPRARKLLVAALAQTYASWDRLRGEDPYDRARKELALRFARAAWHQHRGYGGVLRHLGPQARLILVLRLYEGVGEEQVAALLGLPMERVHVIHARAMALVLHPPRGPAPALENAPSLEEVPS
- a CDS encoding cystathionine gamma-synthase translates to MSDTHNSQNTHGGHGFETVAIHAGNTADPLTGAVVPPIYQVSTYKQDGVGGLRGGYEYSRSANPTRTALEENLAALEGGRRGLAFASGLAAEDCLLRTLLSPGDHVVIPNDAYGGTFRLFAKVVSRWGVEWSVADTSDPASVRAALTPKTKVIWVETPSNPLLGITDIAVVAQVAREAGARLVVDNTFASPYLQQPLALGADVVVHSLTKYMGGHSDVVGGALIVADPALGEELAYHQNAMGAVAGPMDAWLVLRGIKTLPVRMDRHSENATRVADMLSRHARVTRVLYPGLPEHPGHEVAAKQMKAFGGMVSFQVEGGEEAAVAVCDRAKLFTLGESLGGVESLIEHPGRMTHASVAGSALEVPSDLVRLSVGIESADDLLADLQQALG